The genomic region TCCTTCTCTGGTTCTTCAGTCGGACTGGGtggttttcgtttttcttttaAACTCGTCTTCTCGTTTGCTCTCCTTCTGCCGTCTCCTGCGTTGTGGCGTTGGATTTGAGGTGAAGACGACCCGCCTCCGTGCACGAGTCGCATCTCTTGTTCGCCCtttctcccttttctttctgtttttcgtttttttttttggtatatgtgtgtgtgtgttgttgctgttgtggGAAACCAGGCACtgtatttgtgtgtgtgtgtgtctgttggtgtgggcgggtgggtgtgcTACTTCCTCTTGGCATCATCCTCTTCCTTCATTTCTTTCTTGCTTTGTCAGAACCTCTGCTGTGGCCAGCCGGCTGGAGAGACTCCCTCTGCACTTTTGATATGCTGCGTCGTCCGTGAGTGGCtgtgcttttttttcgttttcatCCTTTTCTTGAGGCCAGCGTTTCTCGATAAGGGAagttacacacacacacacacacacacacacacatctttGCATTCCTTGCCACCGTTCATCCTCTGGCCTCTCTTACTACTTCTCCATAGggaaaaacacacacgcagacgaaGAAGGTCATTTCAGCAACCATGAGCAACGCAGCGATTTTACCGATGGTGCAGACTCTCATCGAGAAGATGCTCACCGTGAAGGGCAACCGTATGCAGCGCCAAATACTTATCAAGGAAGAGGAGATCCGCGCTGTACTCACCGAGGTGCGAGAGATCTTCATGTCGCAGCCAATGCTCCTCGAGATCCGcccgcctgtgcgcgtgtgcggggaCACGCACGGACAGTACTAcgacctgctgcgcatctTCGAGAAGTGCGGCTTCCCCCCATACTCGAACTACCTGTTCCTCGGCGACTACGTTGACCGCGGCAAGCACAGCGTCGAGAACATCATCCTTCTCTACTGCTACAAGATTGTGTACCGCGAGAACTTCTTTCTTCTGCGCGGCAACCACGAGTGCGCTAGCATCAACAAGATGTACGGTTTTTTCGATGATGTGAAGCGGCGGTATAACATCAAGCTGTTCAAGGCGTTCACGGATGTGTTCAACACGATGCCCGTGTGCTGCGTGATTAGCGAGAAGATCATCTGCATGCACGGTGGCCTTAGTCCTGACCTGACCTCTGTAGCGTCCGTTATGGACAT from Leishmania major strain Friedlin complete genome, chromosome 34 harbors:
- a CDS encoding putative serine/threonine-protein phosphatase PP1 — its product is MSNAAILPMVQTLIEKMLTVKGNRMQRQILIKEEEIRAVLTEVREIFMSQPMLLEIRPPVRVCGDTHGQYYDLLRIFEKCGFPPYSNYLFLGDYVDRGKHSVENIILLYCYKIVYRENFFLLRGNHECASINKMYGFFDDVKRRYNIKLFKAFTDVFNTMPVCCVISEKIICMHGGLSPDLTSVASVMDIERPCDVPDRGILCDLLWADPEDDVQGFLESDRGVSYLFGEDIVNDFLDMVDMDLIVRAHQVMERGYGFFASRQLVTVFSAPNYCGEFDNDAAVMTIDDKLQCSFLIIPASK